The following are from one region of the Molothrus aeneus isolate 106 chromosome 7, BPBGC_Maene_1.0, whole genome shotgun sequence genome:
- the CAVIN2 gene encoding caveolae-associated protein 2, producing the protein MGEAAAGSAVPPLPAAEAGGGQVNALTVLALLEKLVSMLEAVEGHQRQMEQRQRGLEGAVRGIQADLVKLCRSHGATGEAVEKLLEKSRKVCAHTRAVRERLDRQCDQVRRLEQHHAQLLRRDRFKVLIFQEENEIPASVFAKEPIPSITEGKEEPMDENKTLEETLHTVELGSDDEMFPEGDDLDDSAEEKTEESRAEKLKRSSLKKVDSLKKAFSRQNIEKKMNKISTKIVSPERREKIKKSLTVHHQKSSSAKGPGFKVGFGTKKGREGESPAEAEDRPSETASTEQAENEDEVSFASMHSDMTPSTSLAEQGQAASDSLEKEARGEGKVTMNNNIELSIVEDDEEYRVPLEASSQKLLDERNPFSGEMEQSDEETTQAAVLQVDQTA; encoded by the exons ATgggtgaggcggcggcgggcagCGCGGTGCCGCCGCTGCCGGCGGCCGAGGCGGGCGGCGGGCAGGTGAACGCGCTGAccgtgctggccctgctggagaaGCTGGTGTCCATGCTGGAGGCGGTGGAAGGGCACCAGCGGCAGATGGAGCAGAGGCAGCGGGGCCTGGAAGGGGCGGTGCGGGGCATCCAGGCGGACCTGGTGAAGCTGTGCCGCAGCCACGGCGCCACGGGcgaggctgtggagaagctgctggagaagTCGCGGAAGGTGTGCGCGCACACCCGCGCCGTGCGGGAGCGCCTGGACCGCCAGTGCGACCAGGTGCGGCGGCTGGAGCAGCACCACGCCCAGCTGCTCCGCCGAGACCGCTTCAAGGTGCTCATCTTCCAG gaggaaaatgagATCCCTGCCAGTGTTTTTGCAAAAGAGCCCATTCCTAGCattacagaaggaaaagaggagcCCATGGATGAGAACAAAACACTGGAAGAAACCTTGCACACAGTGGAGTTGGGTTCAGATGATGAAATGTTTCCTGAGGGAGATGACTTGGATGACAGtgcagaggagaaaacagaagaatCAAGAGCTGAGAAACTTAAAAGATCCAGCCTCAAGAAGGTGGACAGCCTGAAGAAAGCGTTTTCCCGCCAAAACATTGAGAAGAAGATGAACAAGATCAGCACAAAGATCGTGTCGCCCGAACGCAGAGAGAAGATCAAGAAGTCACTCACTGTGCATCACCAGAAATCCTCCTCTGCCAAGGGCCCAGGTTTCAAAGTGGGATTCGGCACGAAGAAAGGCCGTGAAGGGGAAAGCCCTGCAGAAGCTGAGGACAGACCCTCAGAGACGGCGAGCACCGAGCAGGCCGAGAACGAGGACGAGGTGTCCTTCGCCAGCATGCACTCGGACATgacccccagcacctccctggccgagcagggccaggcagccAGCGACTCCCTGGAGAAGGAGgccagaggggaagggaaggtcACGATGAACAACAACATCGAGCTGTCCATCGTGGAAGATGACGAAGAGTACAGGGTGCCTCTAGAAGCTTCTAGCCAGAAACTGTTGGATGAGAGAAACCCATTTAGCGGGGAGATGGAGCAGTCTGATGAAGAAACGACCCAAGCAGCCGTCCTGCAGGTGGACCAAACAGCGTAG